The Alcaligenes faecalis sequence TGTTGTCGCCTTCAACAAAACCCACGGTGTTGCCATTGTGGATAGGTGTGCCGTCACCAGAGCCATTACTGCCACCACCGTTGGAGCCGGAACCATTGCCATTGGAGCCACCAGTATTGCCGCCGTCATTGCCGTCCGCAGGCGCCTCAACATTCCAGTGCATGCTGTCCAGAACATCTTTCAAGGAGGAATGCTGGCCACCGTTGTAGGCAAACGAGCCGTTTCCATCCAGACCAATGAAGGACTCGATAGGCTGGAGCTGGCCGTAATTGACGGCATCCGTCGGATTGCGACCGGCGGCCACATTGGTGATGCGCATATCACCCGCATTGATGCCAGCCAGGGTGATGCTGGGGCCATTGTTGATGGTCAGGCCGGTATTACCCAGGTGTACGTCGTTTCCTACCGCAACTCCTGCGTTATTGATGATGGTGTCGCCGGTCGTCAGGCTGCCATCTGCACCCAGATCAATGTCCTTGTTCAGCTTGACTTCAAGCTGCCCGGAATCATCGGTTCCGGTCTGCTCAACCGTGACGTTATTGTCACCGACAAAGGCAACCTGGCCGTTCGGGCCAATATTGGCACTATTACCATCCGCATCGGTCACATTCCAGCCTGCGCTGGCAACATCACTGACTTGCTTGAGCTGGTCCTCAGTCGCTGCCTGGCCGCTGGTGTAGTTATCCGGATCCCAAGTAAGGTTGGTCAGGCCACCAATGCGGCCCGTCTCACCATTGATGGTGACCGGGTTCGCTCCGCCCACGACCACCTGCGTGCTGCCCACCGAGGTGCTGTTACCCGCCGCATCTGCCACCGTAATCGAACCGGCGCCTACGGTAGTCGTGTCACCGGCGGCATTGCTGACCGTGGTGCCTGCCGCAGTCGTAGAGGTCTTGTTACCTGCACTATCCTCTACAGTCAGACCGTCGTTATTGACCAAGGCGTTACCCGTCTTCAGGCTGCCATCCGTACCCAGATCAATATCCTTGTTCAGGTTGAAAGCCAGGTCCGTGCCATCACGTGTGATATTGATATTGCCATCCGTATTGCTGAAGTCCACCGATGCGCCTGGTTTCACATTTTCTGTGGCACCACCATTAGCACTAATGTTCCAGCCCGCATTGGCCACGTCTGACACGTCCTTCAACTGCGACACGTTCACCGCATCGGTGTCATCCGTACCCTCGGCCAGATTGGTGATCTTCTTGCCACCCATATTGATGCCATCACCGTTGATCACCGGACCACCGTTATTGATGGTGATGCTGTTCAGATCCGTCAGGTTCTGAGCCATGACCAGGTTCAGCTTGTTGCCGTCGCTATCGACACGCAGGTTTGCACCGGTAGAGGCTTCACCCTCGGCCAACTCACCTGAAATGGTCAATGGCGTGTTGTCGCCCAAGGTCTTGGCAATGGTGCTGCCGGTGTTACCCGCAAAGCTCAAGCCATCGGCCTGAGTAGCGACTTCATTACCCTTGTAAGTGACGTCACCCGCGTTATTGACCACAAAGTTGTCACCCAGGCGAGTTTCACCCGTAACCGTCAGGTTGTTGGTCGTGACGCTGTCACCATTAACGATCGTGTCACCTACTGTGACGCTATCGCCGTTGATCACGGTATCGCCCACGGTAATGCTGTTGCCCACAGTCAGATCATCGGCCAGGTTGAAGGCCAGATCAGTGCCGTCGCGCGAGATGACGATATTGTCATCATCATTGCTGAAGTCCACCGAATCACCCGGCTTGACGTTCTCGGCAGTTGCACCATTGGCGCTGATGTTCCAGCCCGCATTGGCCACGTCTGACACGTCCTTCAACTGCGACACGTTCACCGCATCGGTGTCATCCGTACCCTCGGCCAGATTGGTGATCTTCTTGCCACCCATATTGATGCCATCACCGTTGATCACCGGACCACCGTTATTGATGGTGATGCTGTTCAGATCCGTCAGGTTCTGAGCCATGACCAGGTTCAGCTTGTTGCCGTCGCTATCGACACGCAGGTTTGCTCCGGTAGAGGCTTCACCCTCGGCCAGCTCACCGGAAACCGTTAACGGCGTGTTGTCGCCCAGAGTCTTGGCAATGGTGCTGCCGGTGTTACCCGCAAAGCTCAAACCATCGGCCTGAGTAGCGACTTCATTACCCTTGTAAGTAACGTCACCCGCGTTATTGACCACAAAGTTGTCACCCAGGCGAGTTTCACCCGTAACCGTCAGATTGTTGGTTGTGACGCTGTCACCATTAACGATCGTGTCACCTACCGTGACGCTATCGCCGTTGATCACGGTATCGCCCACGGTAATGCTGTTGCCCACAGTCAGATCATCGGCCAGGTTGAAGGCCAGATCAGTGCCGTCGCGCGAGATGACGATATTGTCATCATCATTGCTGAAGTCCACCGAACCGCCTGGCTTCACATTCTCGCTGGCGGCACCATTGGCGCTGATGTTCCAGCCTTGAGCAGCATATTTGATCGCATCGTGCACCGTATTTTCGCCGGTGTCACCGATGTTGCTCATGCTCAGGCTGCCATCAGATGCCAATGTGGCATTACCACCCAGAATGTTTTTCGTGGTGTTGGCCACATTGCCCAGCACCGAATTGGTGGCATACAACTGGCTGCCGTTGATCGCATCGGTGCTGCTGGCGCTGATCCGACCCGCGGCCACATTCGTCAACGTACGTTTTTCCTCGTCCGTACCCACGCTGACCGTAGCAATAGGACGATCCCCAGCGAAGTTGCCGTAGCGCAGGCCATTCAATTCTGCGTTCAAGGTGCCAACCGCGCCTGCTGTCTCTGCACCATCACCCAGAGCTACTGAACGTGCGTTACCGGCCTGTGCGCCCTGTCCAATAGCGACAGCACGGTCGGCCGTGCTACGGGAACCGTCACCCAGTGCGATCGACTGCCGCTCAAGAGCCCAAGCGTCACGACCTTGAGCAATCGATGCCTCGCCAAAAGCATGAGCGCCCATGCCCTGTGCCTGTGCAAAGTCGGCTGTAGCCTGGGCCTCGCGACCTACCGCGATGCTGCTATTGAACTCAGCAATGGAGTCTGTACCCAGCGCAATCGAATCACGATTCTTTTCCTGATTTTCCACATCAGGATTGGACTGGCCGGAGCGAGCGTTAGTACCCATGGCAATACCGCGTGCCGCAAAGGCCTTGGCATCCGTACCGCTGGCTTGGGAATCACCGGCAGCCGCCCGCGACCGCGTGCCAAACGCCATGGCGTCATTAGCCGTTGCCTCCGCATTGCTACCCTGCGCGATACCGCGAGCCGCATTCACCACCGAGTTTTTACCAATCACAATCCCTTCCACGGCTGTAGAACTGGATTCTGTACCAATCACAATCGAATTCTCGACAGAGGGACCGTTTGCCTGGCGATCCGTATAGGAATCCCGGCCAATAACAATGGAGTTCTTGTCACGACTAACGACGTGCGTACCAATGGCCACACCGCCCTCATCTCGCGCCTCGGATTGGGAGTTACCGATGGTCGTAGAGTTCACCCCCAATCCCTTGATGTTGTGCCCCAGCACAACCGCTGACACCCCCTCGGCACCCGCCATGTGCCCGATCGCAACCGAGTCTTTCTCCTTGGCAGTCGCATCCGGGCCGATGGCAATCGAATCAATGGCAGTAGCAGCGGCACCGTTATTGTTCTTGTTGCCTTTATCCACACCACCGTCATTCACACTGAAATAACGTGTTTTACTGTCTTCAATCTGCTGCCCCCAGTCATCACCAATTTTTTCGGCCAACTGGTCGTAATCCACAGGTCCACCCAAGACAGCTTGGTCCACAGCCGCCTGCAACTGACGCACGTTCACCGCATCAGTATCATTGGCTCCGTCTTCCACATTGACAATACGACGTGTGAACTCACTGCCCGACTGACTGCTGCCAACGGAAACCGCACTTCCAGTGAAGCCTTTGTTGGTAAACCGGCCCAGGCCAGACACATCATTTTGCGCGGCATGAGAGTTCAAGCCCAGGGCCACAAAATTGCTGTCCGCATGAGCATTAGGACCAATGGCCGTACCCGTTCCCAATGCCATTGACTGGCGTCCTACGGCAACACCGGTATTGCCGGCAACTGCGTTATAGCCAATGGCAATGCCTTCTGTATCTGCACTAGCGTTGGCACCGATACCCACGGCACGATTTGACGTACGCCCCTGATTAGCATTGGTGCCCAGGCTGATGTTGTCATCGCCCGCCACACTGGAACCAGCCCCTTTCCCCATGGCGACGTTCTGATTGCCATCCACGCCATTACCCGCATTGTCACCAATTGCCGCATTGAACTGGCCCTTGACGTCCTGACCGCTAGCCTGACCAATCGCAATATTGTGAGAACGGTCTCCAGGCAGGTGATTGCCCGTGGCCTTGCCTGCGTCACCACCGATAGAAATATTGTTTTCTGCATCGGCCTGGGCACCCAGACCCAAGGCGATACCGTTAGCACCACTGGCCTGTGCTTGCCTGCCCAGGGCAAGCGCATTACTTCCACCCGCCACTGCTTCGCGGCCTACCGCAACGCTGGCCTGACCACTGCTCACACTGTCCTTACCAATGGCAATGGCTGCCTCTGGTTTGGGTCGGCTGTCTGCACTGGCGACACGAGCACCATCGCCCAATGCAATCGCGCTTTCGGCATCGGCCAACGCAGCTTGGCCTGCGGCAATACTGCGATCACCCTCTGCCTTGGACTCAGGACCAATCGCAATGGACTCTTCACCATTCGCCTCGGAATCAGGCAGCTCCGAGTTGGCACGAAAATACTTCACACCTGGATTGGTATCGTCCACTCCCAGGGCGGTCAGACGATCGTTGATCGTTACCAACCCGGCTTCAGCCGTTCCAATGCGGCTGCCATGATCAGCAATAACCGTTTCATTGTCCGAGATTCGGGTGTCATGGCTCGTAATGGCCGTTTCATTATCCGTAATGCGAGTCCCATGATCCGTCAGAGTGGACTCATTGCTCGTGACCCGTGCTTCCAGCCCATCAATCTTGCCAGTATTGGTCTGCACATCGGCAGAAGTTGCATTGAGCTGCGTCAGGGTCGCCACAGACTCCCCACCCACCGTAATCTGATCAGCATTCAAGGCACCGGAGATGGTCAGGCTGCTCAGCCCGACAATGCTGCCACCCCCCAAAAACTCGATAGTGCCGCCTGGGCTGGTGAAGTTAATGACGTTATCCTGACCGCCGCCCGGAATATCAACCACAGCCCAGGCATTACTCGTCGCCAATGCGCTTGCTGTCAACAAGGCGCCCCATCCCATGCGTGCGGAAAAAGACGAACGCTTTCCTCCTGTGACGCAAGAGGAGCTGCGCTTGCCTTTGGCTTTCTTGTGCTCAGAAACGGCAACAAATGTTCCCGTTTGCTCATTCCAGATGGTTTTATAGACGTGATTCATCTCTGTTCCTGATCCTTTAAGGAATACGTATTGAGTGCTACGTGTGTGTGAGTAGGGCTGAAACTGTCTCGAACGCACAAAGGCTCCGCCCCCTCCCAGGGGGGCAAGACGCAGGGAGGTTCAATGAGGTAGCCTTGGACGGCGTGCACGCCGGCATCGACGCTCAACTGGAAATCCAAGGCCGTCTCAATTCCTTCGGCGATGACGTATTGGCTGATGCCGCGCGAGGCATCAACCCAAGCATGAAGAGCATCCATACCGTCCCTATCGCGTGCCTGATGCACCAGGGACTTATCAATTTTTATGATGTGAGGACGGATCTGCCGAGCCAGATCCAGCGTGTTGAATCCGGTCCCGATATCATCAATGGCAACTTTGCAGCCCAGGTCGCGCAAGGAGCGCAGCAGGCTGGTGGCGGCTTTCTGATCAAAGACAGAAGCCGTTTCGGTAACTTCCAGGGTCAGACGGCTGGCCAATTGCGGCGCACCGCGCAGCACAGCCATCAACAACCGCCACCACGGCCCTTGCTGCAAAGACAAGGGGGAAATATTGCAGGCCAGGTGAACATCCGGACAACGCTCCAGCACCTGTACCACCGACCAAAGAACACTGGCATCCAGGCGTTCGGTCACATGCAGGCGTTCTATGGCCTGAACAACCTGCGCACAAGAAACGGACTGAGTACTGTCCTGCGCATCATCCCAGCGCAACAGCACTTCGTAGTACAGAACTTGCTCGCAGTCCTGCACAAACACCACAGGCTGAAATGACAGGGAAACCTTCTCGTCCCGCATGTCTGTAAAGAAACGAGTCGCCAGAGCCATGTCGCGTCGCGTTTGTTCGCAAACGGGTGGCTCAACCTCGGAAAAGGCAATGGTGCTGGCCAGAGACTGCAAATGAGACAGGCAAACCGGACGGTTGCCCGATGCTTCAACCCAGGCCGGAACAACATTGACCAGGATGAAGTCCGAACCACAGCGAACGGGCTCGTAACACAGCGCCGCTTTGACTCGTTGCAGGAATAGGTCCTTGTCAAACTGGGTGGGCAGACGGCAATTCGTCAGGCCAATCAGTACCACTTGATCAAGCGCCAAAATGTCATTGCGCATCACGCCGTAGGGACGCAGACGCTCCGAAATGGCGGACAAAAAGACGTGCTGGAACAGGTGCGCATCATAGGCCTGAGCGAGCATGGCCAGCTTTGGCAAGCCTAAAAGCAAATAGCTGCTTGAAGGAGTAACTTGCTGCAACCAGCAGGACAATAACTCTACCGACTGGACGCCCATTACGCGCCCCGCATCGTCGGTTGGCACTCTGGACGCGGAGCGTGAGTCAGCGTCTGGCTTTCAACCTGGCAGCGGTCAAAAAGCCTCCTTTATGTCAACATCATTTCCATAACAAATAGACACGTTTTTGCATGAAATCCACGCTGAAAGGGAGCTTTTCAATGCGTTATTCGGTTTGGGCAAAAAGGAGGCTTCTTGTCAAAATCGCAAGCCTAATTACGCCTTTTCTTAACCATTGTTGACGCTTGCCTATGGCTGGCTGCAACGTTCTTCAGAAAGTGCATCGGCCAGACCCGCTTCGTGTTGACACACATGTGCCAGCCGCTAACACTTAATCAGTATCTGCATCTGAAACACAGCGTTAATAAAAAATTACGTAATAGTTTTTATTGCAGTACGAGCGACCTCAATCGCCGTTTACGTGGCAGCAGGTTTGCATGTGGTTAGTAAAACTTGACATCGCGTGGCCACCCCACTGAAGCATCTTGAATTTACTAACGTTGATTGCACACAGATGTCATCGAAGGGAGGGGACAAGAAGGCTGCGCCTTGCGCTAGGAAGATGGGTATTATGAGCAAGAAATATGGGTATGCACGCGTTTCAACACAGGATCAAAACCTGGACCTACAGATCGCGGCCCTACAAAAAGTCAATTGTGATCATATCTATACGGATAGAGGAATATCCGGAGCTAAAGCCTCGCGTCCAGGCCTTAATCATCTGCAGCGAACATTGAAATCGGGCGACACGCTTATTGTCTGGCGTTTGGATAGACTGGGCAGATCACTACGCTATTTGGTCGACACCATTGATCGCTTGGGCAAAGAGAATATCCATTTCATTTCCCTGACCGAAAACAT is a genomic window containing:
- a CDS encoding YadA-like family protein; the protein is MNHVYKTIWNEQTGTFVAVSEHKKAKGKRSSSCVTGGKRSSFSARMGWGALLTASALATSNAWAVVDIPGGGQDNVINFTSPGGTIEFLGGGSIVGLSSLTISGALNADQITVGGESVATLTQLNATSADVQTNTGKIDGLEARVTSNESTLTDHGTRITDNETAITSHDTRISDNETVIADHGSRIGTAEAGLVTINDRLTALGVDDTNPGVKYFRANSELPDSEANGEESIAIGPESKAEGDRSIAAGQAALADAESAIALGDGARVASADSRPKPEAAIAIGKDSVSSGQASVAVGREAVAGGSNALALGRQAQASGANGIALGLGAQADAENNISIGGDAGKATGNHLPGDRSHNIAIGQASGQDVKGQFNAAIGDNAGNGVDGNQNVAMGKGAGSSVAGDDNISLGTNANQGRTSNRAVGIGANASADTEGIAIGYNAVAGNTGVAVGRQSMALGTGTAIGPNAHADSNFVALGLNSHAAQNDVSGLGRFTNKGFTGSAVSVGSSQSGSEFTRRIVNVEDGANDTDAVNVRQLQAAVDQAVLGGPVDYDQLAEKIGDDWGQQIEDSKTRYFSVNDGGVDKGNKNNNGAAATAIDSIAIGPDATAKEKDSVAIGHMAGAEGVSAVVLGHNIKGLGVNSTTIGNSQSEARDEGGVAIGTHVVSRDKNSIVIGRDSYTDRQANGPSVENSIVIGTESSSTAVEGIVIGKNSVVNAARGIAQGSNAEATANDAMAFGTRSRAAAGDSQASGTDAKAFAARGIAMGTNARSGQSNPDVENQEKNRDSIALGTDSIAEFNSSIAVGREAQATADFAQAQGMGAHAFGEASIAQGRDAWALERQSIALGDGSRSTADRAVAIGQGAQAGNARSVALGDGAETAGAVGTLNAELNGLRYGNFAGDRPIATVSVGTDEEKRTLTNVAAGRISASSTDAINGSQLYATNSVLGNVANTTKNILGGNATLASDGSLSMSNIGDTGENTVHDAIKYAAQGWNISANGAASENVKPGGSVDFSNDDDNIVISRDGTDLAFNLADDLTVGNSITVGDTVINGDSVTVGDTIVNGDSVTTNNLTVTGETRLGDNFVVNNAGDVTYKGNEVATQADGLSFAGNTGSTIAKTLGDNTPLTVSGELAEGEASTGANLRVDSDGNKLNLVMAQNLTDLNSITINNGGPVINGDGINMGGKKITNLAEGTDDTDAVNVSQLKDVSDVANAGWNISANGATAENVKPGDSVDFSNDDDNIVISRDGTDLAFNLADDLTVGNSITVGDTVINGDSVTVGDTIVNGDSVTTNNLTVTGETRLGDNFVVNNAGDVTYKGNEVATQADGLSFAGNTGSTIAKTLGDNTPLTISGELAEGEASTGANLRVDSDGNKLNLVMAQNLTDLNSITINNGGPVINGDGINMGGKKITNLAEGTDDTDAVNVSQLKDVSDVANAGWNISANGGATENVKPGASVDFSNTDGNINITRDGTDLAFNLNKDIDLGTDGSLKTGNALVNNDGLTVEDSAGNKTSTTAAGTTVSNAAGDTTTVGAGSITVADAAGNSTSVGSTQVVVGGANPVTINGETGRIGGLTNLTWDPDNYTSGQAATEDQLKQVSDVASAGWNVTDADGNSANIGPNGQVAFVGDNNVTVEQTGTDDSGQLEVKLNKDIDLGADGSLTTGDTIINNAGVAVGNDVHLGNTGLTINNGPSITLAGINAGDMRITNVAAGRNPTDAVNYGQLQPIESFIGLDGNGSFAYNGGQHSSLKDVLDSMHWNVEAPADGNDGGNTGGSNGNGSGSNGGGSNGSGDGTPIHNGNTVGFVEGDNIVISKTDRVNDAGQTVGADIKVSVSQDLKVNSITAVNVQADEIQINNGGPIINENGINMSGKHITNVAAGVNDTDAVNVSQLNQVAGNLQGQINNIRHDINRLDNRLSAGVAAAMATASLPQAYLPGKHMMSMAGGTWRGESGMAIGFSGITDNGKWVYKLSGNTTSRGDYGGAVGIGYQW
- a CDS encoding EAL domain-containing protein; translation: MLAQAYDAHLFQHVFLSAISERLRPYGVMRNDILALDQVVLIGLTNCRLPTQFDKDLFLQRVKAALCYEPVRCGSDFILVNVVPAWVEASGNRPVCLSHLQSLASTIAFSEVEPPVCEQTRRDMALATRFFTDMRDEKVSLSFQPVVFVQDCEQVLYYEVLLRWDDAQDSTQSVSCAQVVQAIERLHVTERLDASVLWSVVQVLERCPDVHLACNISPLSLQQGPWWRLLMAVLRGAPQLASRLTLEVTETASVFDQKAATSLLRSLRDLGCKVAIDDIGTGFNTLDLARQIRPHIIKIDKSLVHQARDRDGMDALHAWVDASRGISQYVIAEGIETALDFQLSVDAGVHAVQGYLIEPPCVLPPWEGAEPLCVRDSFSPTHTHVALNTYSLKDQEQR
- a CDS encoding recombinase family protein encodes the protein MSKKYGYARVSTQDQNLDLQIAALQKVNCDHIYTDRGISGAKASRPGLNHLQRTLKSGDTLIVWRLDRLGRSLRYLVDTIDRLGKENIHFISLTENIDTTTSGGRLLFHMMAALAEFERSLISERTRAGMAAARANGRPLGRRPALSPAQHQEALTALTNHVPLDIVAKKYDVHPRTIRRIKAMSSS